The DNA region GCTGGAGCAAGATGCCAATAATGTGCGGATGCTGGAGGACTTCAGACAAATGCAGTGGGAGATCCAGATGTGCCAAATGACCGGGCAAGAGATAGACGAAACCCAAGTGGTGCAGTTGGAGAGAGCCTATGAGCTTCTCAGCATGAGTCCCGTTATCAATCAGTACCTGACCGCTGAATATCTTTTCGCCAAGCTAATGGCGGATATTCAAAAAATAGTAACTGATGCTGTGCCTGCCTGGTTCGATTCCCGCGGTAAGCAGGGGATGGTTAATTAACCTAAATTGCAGCACCATAGCATAAACACTGGCTGCTAGGTTTAAGCTATTACTGTCATATTATCCGGAGGGTGGGGAACAAAATAGCTGCCAAAGTGACAGAAATCGCCAGCTGCCAGCGGTGCGGTAAAACGGGTCGAAAGCAGAAATTGCACCAGGTGCACGAGCTGTTTGCTACCAGATTGTTGTGTAAGGAATGTTATATTAAATATCACCGTTCCCAGTGGGGCTTTTGGTAAAGAGAGAAGTTCACCTGGATTAAACTCGCTGGCTTTTTGCACCAACATGACGGGGGTATTCCAATTGACTTCAGATGTGGGTTCTTACCTGGCGGAAGTTCCTATTTTCCAGGGGCTGAATCAAAGAGAACTTCAGTCTATTGCCGATATTGCCATAGTCCGCCCCTATAAAAAGGGAATGGTAATTTTTGTTGAGGGAGAGCCAGGCGATGGGTTATATCTGGTCAAGACAGGAGTAGTAAAAATTGCCAAAACCCTGGCCGACGGGCGGGAAAAAACCCTCCACTACCTGCGGCAAGGGAATATTTTCGCAGAGGTGCTCTTGTTTGATGGAGGTAGTTTTCCGGCTACAGCCGAAGCCCTGGAGGATGCCGAAATTGCTATTTTGCGCCGGACAAAGTTCGAAGCTCTGCTAGCAGAAAACGGCACCATCACATTGAAAATCTTAAAGGTGATGAGCCGCCGGTTGCGCGAGGCCCAGGTTCAGGTGCGGGATTTATCCTATGCCGATGTATACGCCAGAGCAGCTTTTAATCTCCTTCAGCTGGCAAGAGAACATGGTGTTCCAGGGAGCGAAGGTCAAATAATTGATCTGGCTTTGAGCCAGCAAGAATTAGCCAGCCTGGTAGGAACATCAAGAGAAACTGTTGCCAGGATCTTTAGCGAATGGAAGCGAAAGGGAATTATTGCTGTAAGTAATCAAAGAATTACCATTTTAAAGCCTGACCGGCTACAGGGATGGTTAAGATAAATCTGGGATGTATCTGCCAGCTGGGGGTACATTATTTGCACATCAGTTGCCATTTTTAGCAATTCACCTGGAAGCCATGAATTAAGCCGCTTGTTTGAGTTATAATAAAGCAATAGCTCAGGCGGGAGGTGTGGGGTATGCATGAACCCGAAGAACCCAAGAGGCGACAGGAAAGTATTTTGGATGAGAATAAAAAAGACATGTGGGTAGAAAGGCTAAGATGGCTAGGGATTAAAGTTGAAAAGCAAGCAGAATCATAGTTGGTTGAAGTGTTATATGCTCAAAGCAAACAGGAGAGGGATCAAGCCTCTCTTTTTTATCCCGTGTAACAGAGGTCACATTCTTTTTTTTTAAAAGGGCGTAATATGGAAATAAACAGCTGGGAGAGAAAATCATATGTCCTTTACAATGGATCAATTGCGTCGGGGAATGGAAACAGAGGGATACATTTGCGATGATGAGATAGTCGTTACAGTGTATCTGGCCTTGCAACTGGAAAAACCACTTTTAGTTTGCGGCGCCCCTGGAGTCGGCAAGACTGAAATCGCTAAGGTTTTAAGCCGGGTTTTCCATACGGAGCTGATCCGGTTGCAGTGTTATGAAGGCTTAGATGAGAATAAAGCCCTCTACGAGTGGAATTATCAGCGCCAGCTTCTGAAAATTCAAAGCAGCCGGAATAACGGTGAAGAAGACATCTTTTCTTCTGACTACCTTTTGAAACGGCCGCTTCTAAAGGCTCTGCTGGCCGAAAAACGCCCTGTGCTCTTAATTGATGAAATTGATAAGACCGATGAAGAATTTGAAGCCTTCTTGTTTGAGGTCCTTTCTGACTTCCAGGTATCTATTCCTGAACTTGGCACCATCCGGGCAAAACAAACCCCGATTGTCATTCTAACCAGCAATGGGGAAAGAGAATTATCGGATGGGCTTAAAAGAAGGTGTATTTTTCTCTATATTGATTACCCCAGTGTTGAAAAAGAAGTATCCATTATCAGGATTAAGGTGCCCGAGGCAAGCGAGGTGCTGGCTCAGCAGATAGCAACCGCTGTATATTATATCCGCTCCAACCTTGACTTGAATAAAAAACCTGCCATTGCTGAAACCCTGGACTGGGCCAAGGCTTTGCTTTTGCTAGGTACCCAACGGCTGACTCCTGAAATGATACATAAGACGTTAAATGTACTCCTGAAAGATAAAGAAGATCAGGACCACTTCAAAAAGCAATTGGGGGCGGTGGGTCTGGTGAAAGCGGTTTGTGAGTGAGGGGGAGGCAGGATGCTGGATGCTTATAGCCAGGTCGAATATAATTTAGTCCGGTTTATCCATGTGTTAAGGCATTTAGGCCTGAGGGTAAGTACTTCTGAGGTCATGGACGCCGTCAAGGCTTTGCAGCATATTTCCTTTGCTGATCAGAGCAGGTTTAAGTCTGCCTTGCGCGCTACCCTGGCAAAGGACCTGCAGGGAAGGGTTGTTTTTGACCAGGCTTTTCAATCATTCTTTGTTACTTCAGAACAATCTCAGGAGCGCAGTGGGCAGCAATATAAAGCCAGGGCGGAAATGGAACAGCAGATAAAGCGGGCTGAACAGGAGTTAATCTTCCAGGGGCATTCCTTGTCGCTCTCCGAAGCAGAAAAGCTGTCCTATGCCAATCTTTCCCCGGAGTTGAAAAATAGACTGCAGGACTTCCTGCATAAAACATCTCATGGTAAGAATATGGGGAAAAAGCATGAACCACTGGTGGCTCAAATAGTAAAAAACCACCTCGAATTTATGCGCAGGCGAATGGAGCCGCCCAGGCATCCGGATTTTAACTGGGATACCGGTGATCCGGAGATTGACAGGGTTTTGGAAGAAGCAGGAGCAGAGCTGGTTAAACAGCAGGCGGCTTTTTTATACGGTAACCTGAAAAATATCAGGGAAGAGGATTACCCTAAAATTGTCCGCCTGATCCGCAGGCTTTCAACTAAGCTGGCAACGGGCATCTCGCGGCGCCAGCGTCAAACCCGCCAGGTTGGCCAACTTGACCTCCGGAGGACTGTCCGGCTGAATATTAACCGGGGCGGGGCAATGTTAAAACTTAAATACAAGCGCAGAAAGCTCTTGAAGCCCAAACTCCTGCTCGTCTGTGACGTGTCTGGTTCAATGATTAAGTACGCGGCTTTCATGCTGTTGTTCATATATGGGTTAACTTCAGTTGTCAAACAAATTGAAACCTTCATATTTGGAGAGAGACTGGAGCGGGTGACGCCATTTTTGCGCCACCACAAGTCTTATCAGGAAACTGTGTCGAGATTGACAGCAGGAAGTCTCGCCTGGGGAGAGGGCACGGACATGGCCCAAGCCCTGACTGTTCTCTCAAGTAAGTACTTCCGTTTGCTGACATCCAGTACGGTGATCATTATACTGAGCGATACTAAAACCTTGCGGCCCGCTGAGACTTCGTTATTGCTAGAACGGCTGGCACGGGATGTGAAGGATATTATTTGGCTGAACACCCTGCCTGAGTCCGACTGGCATAGTTATCCAGCAGTGGGATTATTTCAGAAAAACTCACGCATGTATGAATGCAACAGTCTTTTTCATCTGGAAAGGATTTTGCGCCACCAACTTTTGCCCCAATAGTAGCAGCTATTTTGAATTGACAAGGCCAGCAGGCATGTAATATTATGTTTTTGATGCTCCTCAAGTAGTAGTACATTTAGATCAAGGAGTTGGTGTCCCTTGTCCATGATGGGTAAAATTCGTAAGGCTCGGCATAGTTCCCGCTGGGCCATGATAATTCTTGCACTTATTCTTTGCATAAGTTTGGTCGTCCCTTTTGTCAGCCTGCCATCCGGCGGAGAACCAAGTCAACAGCAGGATATGGAAGACGTACTGCGGACCAGAATAGATAGTCTGAAAACAGACATCCAGGCGAACCCCGAAAATGCTGATCTGATTATTCAACTGGGCAACGCATATTATGATTTGGGACGAGTCTGGTACGGCAAGGGGTTTGATCAGGCAGCGGCTAGCCAGTTTGCCGAAGCCGTTAAATCGTATCAAAGGGCTCTTGCTGTTGTGCCGGATAATTTAGATGTGATTGTAAATATGGCAACGGCTGCGTTTTTCGCTAATGACAAGGATACGGCCAAAAGAGCTTATGAAAAGGCTATTGCCCTGGATCCAAAACATCTGATTGCCCGGTATAACTACGGTGTATTCCTGTTAGAGGCTATGGGAGACAGTAAAGGAGCTATTGAACAGTGGGAGGCAGCTCTTGCTGCCCAGCCTGATGCTGAAGCTGCCCAGGGGCTTAAAGAATTAATTGCAGCTTACCGGGAAAAAGAGGGGAATAAATAGATGTTCAATTTTAGGATGCAGGTGGTGAGTAATAATGGCAGTATGGAAGTGTTCTCAATGCGGCTACGAAAAGGACACCAGGTGTAAGCCCCAAAAGTGTCCGGAATGCACCGCGAAGGATTCTTTTGCCAAGAAAGAACAGAAATAATAGCATTTTTGTTAAGGTTGTTTCTGGCGAAACAACCTTTTTTTCCAAAAAATTAAAAGGAGGACCAGAAATTAATTGCATTGGGCAATTGGCATAGATCTCGGTGGTACAAATATAAAGGCAGCGGCGGTAGATGTTTTTGGCCAACCTTTTAACCAGGTGAGGGTTCCAACCCTGGTTGAACAAGGTGTGGACGGGGTTGTGGAACAGCTAGCTGCCCTGGTAGGTGAACTGTGCGGCCGGGTTCAGGTTGGAGGACCCCCGGTAGGAATCGGCTTGGGGGTGCCTGGAACCGTTGATAGAGAAAATGGTTTTGTGGTCCTGGCCCCCAATCTCAAGTGGCAGGCCGTACCTCTGGGAGAGTTGTTAAACAGAAGATATGATCTGCAAGTGGTTTTTGAAAACGATGCGCAAGCTGCGGCAATAGGCGAACATTGGGCTGGCGCCGGAAAAAGCGTTCGCCACCTGCTGATGGTTACCATCGGCACCGGCATTGGATCTGGCCTGATTTTAAACGGGAGGCCCCACCGTGGCTACACAGGCAGGGGACCTGAATTGGGTCATACCAAACTGCTGCTTGGCCAGGACTGTTTGTGTGGCTGCGGCAATACGGGTTGCATGGAGACCATGGCATCTGGCAGTGCTATGGTCAGAGCCTTGTCAGGAGTCGAGCGGGAGACAGGCGAAAAAACCCTGAATAAACTGAGTAGCAGGAGCATAATTGAAAGATCGGATGCCGGTGAACCTCTGGCCGTTAAGGCAGTTGAACTTGCGATGTTAAGCCTTGGAAGCGCTATTGCAAATTTGAGCCTGGCCCTTGACCTGGAGCTTGTCTTGATTGGCGGAGGAGTAGCCGAAGCCGGTGAATATTTGCTAACTTCACTGCGGGAAAAAATTACCGGGGCTATGTTCCCATATGCCCCGCCCAGAGTGGAAAAAGGAGCATTGGGTAACTGGGCAGGGGCAATTGGGGCTGCTCGCCTGGCTTTTCCAGAGGATACAAAAGTTAGCGTTAGAGGAGCAGATCTATGATCGATAAAATGGTTAAATATGGCAGGGATCTCTATCTGACTGGTCTGGTCACCTCTCATGGCGGAAATATGAGTTTGCGTATAGATGATAAAATCATGATTACACGGCGGGGAGCCATGTTGGGATACCTGGAATTCCAGGACTTTGTCGAGACTCCCCTGGACGCAGAAATTCCGCAGCATCCTCTGGCTTCCCGGGAACTTATTGTCCACCGGGCTATCTATCTTAATTCTTCTGCCCAGGCAGTATTGCATGCCCATCCTCCTTATACTGTCGCGCTTTCTTTTTCCACCGAATCCATTAAACCCTGCGATTCCGAAGGCCAGTATCTCTTGCCAATTGTTCCTGTCATTGCAGTTGCTGATACTGTTGGTTCAAAAGAGGTGGCCGAGGCCTTAGGGCTTTTAGCAGAGCAGCATAAAATCATAGTGGTAAGAGGCCACGGAACATTTGCAGCCGGAAAGTGTATTGAAGAGGTGCTGCAGTGGACGTCTATTTTAGAGGCCTCATGCAAAATCATGCATCTGCATGAACTATTAGGAGAAACGGTAGCGAGGGGTAACGGAAGGGCAGGTGCCGTTGTTAATGGACATCAGACCTGATTTTTTGCAGGCTGCGTTGAACATTGCCGCAGAAATAATTGAAGTGCGGCGGAAAGTGCATCAATACCCTGAACTCGGTTTTGAGGAAAATGAGACAGCCGGATTAATTGCCGGAAAGCTCCAAACAATTGGGCTGGATGTAGTTCAGGGAGTTGGGAAGACAGGCGTTGTGGGGCTTCTTCGGGGAGGATTTCCTGGACCCACCCTGGCCGTCAGGGCTGATATGGATGCCTTGCCCATCATGGAAAATACGGGGCTGTCGTATGCGTCTGTTCGCCCCGGGTTGATGCATGCCTGCGGTCATGATGCCCATATAGCTGTGGTGTTAGGTGCGGCCATGATCTTAAACAGGTTTCGACCTCTCTTGAGGGGTAACCTGAAATTTATCTTTCAGCCGTGTGAAGAGACACCTCCTGGGGGGGCGCTGGAAATGATCGCCATGGGAGTATTGGGGGACCCCAAAGTAGACGGGATTCTGGGTTTGCATGTTAATCCGCTGTTGCCTGCTGGCACTATCGGGATAAAACATGGGACGGTTATGGCGGCAGCTGATATGTTTAAGATTATTATTCGGGGTAAAGGAGGGCATGGAGCAGCTCCCCACCAGGCGGCAGACGCTATAGTAGCTGCTGCGGCAGTAATTCAAGCCCTGCAAACCCTGGTCAGCAGAAGGGTGGACCCGGTACAGCCGGCGGTTATAACAGTTGGGACAATCGCAGGCGGTAATAAGTCCAATATAATTGCGGATCGGGTAGAAATGAAGGGAACGGTCCGAACTCTCTGTCCGGAATTACGGGTCCGGCTGCCTGCCCTGATGGAGGAGATTATCAAAAGCTCTGCTCAGGCATATAACACAGAAGCTGATTTAGCATATGAATTTGGCTATCCCCCGCTGGAGAATAGCCCAGGGATGGTTGAACTGGTTCGGGAAGCCGCATCTTTAGTGGTCGGTCCCGGGAGGGTTATCGAAGTTCAGCATTCTTCTATGGGCGGTGAAGACTTTGCCTACTTCTTGCGGCATTCTCCCGGCGCTTACTTTTATCTCGGAGTCGGGAAAGATAATGCTCCCAATTATCCCTGGCATCACCCCCAATTTGATATCTCAGAAACGGCATTGACTGATGGTGCTGCAACCCTGGCCGCAGCGTCTTTCAACTTCCTAAACCCCTGTGGGGGATTAATTGGCTGAAGCTCATTAGAATTGAGGTGTAATTATGAAGTGGCCTTATCCACTTGCTGCTTGTGGGATTGGAAGTCTTCCTTACCAGGAGCCTGAGCAGGCAATCGAGTTAATCGCACGGTACCTGCCGGAAATCCCTCACTGGCCTCAATTGCCAAAAAGAGGCCATCAGGAACACTTTATAAATCAAAACCTATTTATTTTGAAAAAAATTGCTTTGCTGGCAGAGGAGAATGGATCGTCCCCGCGAATGGACCCAGAGGCTCCCGGATGGGTCGATGGAATTGTAGAGTTCTACGACATCTACCTGGCTGCATCTGAGGGGGATGAAAAGGCTTTGCAGAGCTTTGCTACCCCTGAAGAGGCGGCTGTAGGTTTTTATAATTTTTTAGCAGCAATGGCTGACCGGGATCAACGGAAACCTTTAATGGTCAAGACTCAGATCGCCGGCCCTCTGTCGGTGGGCTTAAATATTTATGATCCTAAGCGGATACCGGTATATTATCATCACCAATTGCGGGACATCATTTTAAAAACCCTCTCGATGCAGATCAAATGGCAGGTTTCTGAGCTGCAAAAACTTGGGCTGCCGGTACTTATTTTTGTAGACGACCCTGCTGTTTCATCTTATGGTGCTTCTGTCTATATTGCATTATCCAAGGAACAAATTATAGAGGATTTGAAGGAAATAATTCAGGTAATTGAGGCTCTTGGCGTCATTCCTGGTGTTCATTGCTGCGCAGGAGCGGATTGGTCAATTTTTATTGAGGCAGGGTTTCGGGTAATTAGTTTTGATGCGTATAACTATTTTGATTCTCTCTTGCCGTATATCGCCGAAATTAATGCTTTTCTGGAACAAGGGGGAGTATTGGCTTGGGGCCTGGTTCCCACCACCGAAGACGCGCTCCGGGAATCCCCTCAGTCCCTGAAAGGGTTCTTCGAGGATAAAATTACACATCTGACTAAAAAAGGTGTCGACCAATTGAGACTATACCAGCAGTCGCTGGTGACTCCTGCGTGCGGTCTGGGGACTCTGGACCCTGGGTTGGCGGAACATATTTATCAGGTTAATCTGGAGTTATCCAATCTTC from Syntrophomonadaceae bacterium includes:
- a CDS encoding YlbF family regulator, with translation MSAYDKAHDLARMLGKSEEYKSYQIAKTKLEQDANNVRMLEDFRQMQWEIQMCQMTGQEIDETQVVQLERAYELLSMSPVINQYLTAEYLFAKLMADIQKIVTDAVPAWFDSRGKQGMVN
- a CDS encoding Crp/Fnr family transcriptional regulator — protein: MTGVFQLTSDVGSYLAEVPIFQGLNQRELQSIADIAIVRPYKKGMVIFVEGEPGDGLYLVKTGVVKIAKTLADGREKTLHYLRQGNIFAEVLLFDGGSFPATAEALEDAEIAILRRTKFEALLAENGTITLKILKVMSRRLREAQVQVRDLSYADVYARAAFNLLQLAREHGVPGSEGQIIDLALSQQELASLVGTSRETVARIFSEWKRKGIIAVSNQRITILKPDRLQGWLR
- a CDS encoding MoxR family ATPase; this translates as MSFTMDQLRRGMETEGYICDDEIVVTVYLALQLEKPLLVCGAPGVGKTEIAKVLSRVFHTELIRLQCYEGLDENKALYEWNYQRQLLKIQSSRNNGEEDIFSSDYLLKRPLLKALLAEKRPVLLIDEIDKTDEEFEAFLFEVLSDFQVSIPELGTIRAKQTPIVILTSNGERELSDGLKRRCIFLYIDYPSVEKEVSIIRIKVPEASEVLAQQIATAVYYIRSNLDLNKKPAIAETLDWAKALLLLGTQRLTPEMIHKTLNVLLKDKEDQDHFKKQLGAVGLVKAVCE
- a CDS encoding VWA domain-containing protein, which gives rise to MLDAYSQVEYNLVRFIHVLRHLGLRVSTSEVMDAVKALQHISFADQSRFKSALRATLAKDLQGRVVFDQAFQSFFVTSEQSQERSGQQYKARAEMEQQIKRAEQELIFQGHSLSLSEAEKLSYANLSPELKNRLQDFLHKTSHGKNMGKKHEPLVAQIVKNHLEFMRRRMEPPRHPDFNWDTGDPEIDRVLEEAGAELVKQQAAFLYGNLKNIREEDYPKIVRLIRRLSTKLATGISRRQRQTRQVGQLDLRRTVRLNINRGGAMLKLKYKRRKLLKPKLLLVCDVSGSMIKYAAFMLLFIYGLTSVVKQIETFIFGERLERVTPFLRHHKSYQETVSRLTAGSLAWGEGTDMAQALTVLSSKYFRLLTSSTVIIILSDTKTLRPAETSLLLERLARDVKDIIWLNTLPESDWHSYPAVGLFQKNSRMYECNSLFHLERILRHQLLPQ
- a CDS encoding tetratricopeptide repeat protein, with the protein product MSMMGKIRKARHSSRWAMIILALILCISLVVPFVSLPSGGEPSQQQDMEDVLRTRIDSLKTDIQANPENADLIIQLGNAYYDLGRVWYGKGFDQAAASQFAEAVKSYQRALAVVPDNLDVIVNMATAAFFANDKDTAKRAYEKAIALDPKHLIARYNYGVFLLEAMGDSKGAIEQWEAALAAQPDAEAAQGLKELIAAYREKEGNK
- a CDS encoding ROK family protein, which codes for MHWAIGIDLGGTNIKAAAVDVFGQPFNQVRVPTLVEQGVDGVVEQLAALVGELCGRVQVGGPPVGIGLGVPGTVDRENGFVVLAPNLKWQAVPLGELLNRRYDLQVVFENDAQAAAIGEHWAGAGKSVRHLLMVTIGTGIGSGLILNGRPHRGYTGRGPELGHTKLLLGQDCLCGCGNTGCMETMASGSAMVRALSGVERETGEKTLNKLSSRSIIERSDAGEPLAVKAVELAMLSLGSAIANLSLALDLELVLIGGGVAEAGEYLLTSLREKITGAMFPYAPPRVEKGALGNWAGAIGAARLAFPEDTKVSVRGADL
- a CDS encoding aldolase translates to MIDKMVKYGRDLYLTGLVTSHGGNMSLRIDDKIMITRRGAMLGYLEFQDFVETPLDAEIPQHPLASRELIVHRAIYLNSSAQAVLHAHPPYTVALSFSTESIKPCDSEGQYLLPIVPVIAVADTVGSKEVAEALGLLAEQHKIIVVRGHGTFAAGKCIEEVLQWTSILEASCKIMHLHELLGETVARGNGRAGAVVNGHQT
- a CDS encoding amidohydrolase; its protein translation is MDIRPDFLQAALNIAAEIIEVRRKVHQYPELGFEENETAGLIAGKLQTIGLDVVQGVGKTGVVGLLRGGFPGPTLAVRADMDALPIMENTGLSYASVRPGLMHACGHDAHIAVVLGAAMILNRFRPLLRGNLKFIFQPCEETPPGGALEMIAMGVLGDPKVDGILGLHVNPLLPAGTIGIKHGTVMAAADMFKIIIRGKGGHGAAPHQAADAIVAAAAVIQALQTLVSRRVDPVQPAVITVGTIAGGNKSNIIADRVEMKGTVRTLCPELRVRLPALMEEIIKSSAQAYNTEADLAYEFGYPPLENSPGMVELVREAASLVVGPGRVIEVQHSSMGGEDFAYFLRHSPGAYFYLGVGKDNAPNYPWHHPQFDISETALTDGAATLAAASFNFLNPCGGLIG